A part of Streptomyces sp. NBC_01497 genomic DNA contains:
- a CDS encoding NADH-quinone oxidoreductase subunit C, with the protein MSGEEPPGGANGHNGNHAGGDHGNGNGNGNGVPAARGAASDVIGVRKGMFGAQNGGDTSGYGGLVRTVALPGPASRPYGGPRTEPGEEGVFDEIADELEGALEEQDLLPENAIEKTVVDRGEVTFHIAREHLLRVARTLRDDPALRFELCTGVSGVHYPEDKGRELHAVYHLRSITHSRLIRLEVSAPDADPHVPSLVEVYPTNDWHERETYDFFGLVFDGHPALTRIMMPDDWQGFPQRKDYPLGGIAVEYKGAQIPAPDQRRSYT; encoded by the coding sequence ATGAGCGGCGAGGAGCCGCCGGGCGGCGCCAACGGCCACAACGGGAACCACGCCGGGGGGGACCACGGCAACGGCAACGGCAACGGCAACGGGGTCCCGGCCGCCCGGGGCGCCGCGAGCGACGTCATCGGCGTCCGCAAGGGCATGTTCGGCGCGCAGAACGGCGGCGACACCTCCGGTTACGGCGGCCTCGTCCGTACGGTCGCCCTGCCGGGCCCCGCGTCCCGCCCGTACGGGGGGCCGCGCACCGAACCCGGCGAGGAGGGTGTCTTCGACGAGATCGCCGACGAACTCGAAGGCGCGCTGGAGGAGCAGGACCTCCTCCCGGAGAACGCGATCGAGAAGACCGTCGTCGACCGCGGCGAGGTCACCTTCCACATCGCCCGCGAGCACCTGCTCCGCGTCGCCCGGACCCTGCGCGACGACCCGGCGCTCCGCTTCGAGCTGTGCACGGGCGTCTCGGGCGTGCACTACCCCGAGGACAAGGGCCGCGAGCTGCACGCCGTGTACCACCTGCGGTCGATCACGCACAGCCGGCTGATCCGCCTGGAGGTCTCCGCGCCGGACGCGGACCCGCACGTCCCGTCCCTGGTCGAGGTCTATCCGACCAACGACTGGCACGAGCGTGAGACGTACGACTTCTTCGGGCTCGTCTTCGACGGCCACCCGGCCCTGACCCGGATCATGATGCCGGACGACTGGCAGGGCTTCCCGCAGCGCAAGGACTATCCCCTCGGCGGGATCGCCGTCGAGTACAAGGGCGCCCAGATCCCGGCTCCGGACCAGCGGAGGTCGTACACCTGA
- a CDS encoding NuoB/complex I 20 kDa subunit family protein: MGLEEKLPSGFLLSTVEQAAGWVRKSSVFPATFGLACCAIEMMTTGAGRYDLARFGMEVFRGSPRQADLMIVAGRVSQKMAPVLRQVYDQMPNPKWVISMGVCASSGGMFNNYAIVQGVDHVVPVDIYLPGCPPRPEMLMDAILKLHHKIQSSKLGVDAREAAREAEEAALKALPMIEMKGLLR; encoded by the coding sequence ATGGGACTCGAAGAGAAACTGCCGAGCGGATTCCTCCTGTCGACCGTCGAGCAGGCCGCGGGGTGGGTGCGGAAGTCGTCCGTCTTCCCGGCCACGTTCGGGCTCGCCTGCTGCGCCATCGAGATGATGACGACGGGCGCGGGCCGCTACGACCTCGCGCGGTTCGGCATGGAGGTCTTCCGCGGATCACCGCGCCAGGCCGACCTGATGATCGTCGCGGGCCGGGTGAGCCAGAAGATGGCGCCTGTCCTGCGGCAGGTCTACGACCAGATGCCGAACCCCAAGTGGGTCATCTCCATGGGCGTGTGCGCCTCGTCGGGCGGCATGTTCAACAACTACGCCATCGTGCAGGGCGTCGACCACGTCGTACCGGTCGACATCTACCTGCCCGGCTGCCCGCCGCGTCCCGAGATGCTGATGGACGCGATCCTCAAGCTCCATCACAAGATCCAGAGCTCGAAGCTCGGGGTCGACGCGCGCGAGGCGGCCCGCGAGGCGGAGGAGGCGGCGCTCAAGGCGCTGCCCATGATCGAGATGAAGGGACTCCTCCGATGA
- a CDS encoding NADH-quinone oxidoreductase subunit A, translated as MNTYAPVLVLGALGAGFAIFSVVMATLVGPKRYNRAKLEAYECGIEPTPTPAGGGRFPIKYYLTAMLFIVFDIEIVFLYPWAVTFDSLGIFGLVEMLLFVLTVFVAYAYVWRRGGLEWD; from the coding sequence GTGAACACCTACGCGCCCGTCCTCGTGCTCGGCGCCCTGGGGGCTGGGTTTGCGATCTTTTCCGTGGTCATGGCCACGCTCGTGGGCCCAAAACGGTACAACCGGGCGAAACTTGAAGCATATGAGTGCGGCATCGAGCCCACTCCCACGCCGGCCGGCGGCGGTCGCTTCCCGATCAAGTACTACCTGACGGCGATGCTCTTCATCGTCTTCGACATCGAGATCGTCTTCCTCTATCCCTGGGCCGTCACGTTCGACTCGCTGGGGATCTTCGGGCTCGTGGAGATGCTCCTCTTCGTGCTCACCGTCTTCGTCGCGTACGCCTATGTCTGGCGTCGCGGCGGCCTGGAATGGGACTAG
- a CDS encoding C40 family peptidase, protein MPLTAPIRTHRKPRRNAPRTVLRAGVAGGVLSTIAVAGAAGTANAEPVTETIEMPTLSADLSTTVAQSAQATQQIALTMQTRAQLQTQEDTAVKNAATAAKKAKSKAEAEAKAKAEAKKKAEEAARAKAAAAARASRSSVRTELASSSTSTPSTTSSSTATGSAAAIVSYVEARIGDAYVMGSTGPNAFDCSGLVQAAYRTVGVDLPRVSQDQSTSGTQVSLSNVQPGDILYWGSAGSAYHVAIYVGDGKFVGAQNPSDGVVEHDLSYDQPTGAVRVL, encoded by the coding sequence ATGCCCCTCACCGCTCCCATACGAACCCACCGGAAGCCCCGCCGGAACGCACCGAGGACGGTGCTGCGCGCCGGAGTTGCCGGCGGCGTCCTCAGCACCATCGCGGTCGCCGGTGCTGCCGGAACGGCGAACGCCGAGCCGGTGACCGAGACCATCGAGATGCCGACCCTTTCCGCGGACCTGTCGACCACCGTCGCCCAGTCCGCCCAGGCCACCCAGCAGATCGCCCTGACGATGCAGACGCGTGCGCAGCTGCAGACCCAGGAGGACACCGCGGTCAAGAACGCGGCGACCGCGGCGAAGAAGGCCAAGTCCAAGGCGGAGGCCGAAGCCAAGGCCAAGGCCGAAGCGAAGAAGAAGGCGGAGGAAGCAGCCCGCGCCAAGGCCGCCGCGGCCGCCCGGGCCTCGCGCTCCTCCGTACGCACCGAGCTCGCGTCCTCCTCGACCAGCACGCCCAGCACCACGTCGTCCTCCACGGCGACGGGTTCCGCCGCCGCGATCGTCTCGTACGTCGAGGCACGCATCGGCGACGCCTACGTGATGGGCTCCACCGGCCCGAACGCCTTCGACTGCTCCGGGCTCGTCCAGGCCGCGTACCGCACGGTCGGCGTCGACCTGCCGCGCGTCTCGCAGGACCAGTCGACCTCGGGCACGCAGGTCTCCCTCAGCAACGTCCAGCCCGGCGACATCCTCTACTGGGGCAGCGCGGGCAGCGCGTACCACGTGGCGATCTACGTCGGCGACGGCAAGTTCGTCGGCGCGCAGAACCCGAGCGACGGCGTGGTCGAGCACGACCTCAGCTACGACCAGCCGACGGGCGCGGTGCGCGTCCTGTGA
- a CDS encoding type VII secretion target, translating to MGDYLKVEAESLGRLLKQLHDSQDDLRTALSTMKDIGPKSTGSIELDHACDEFHDSWDDVIGKIADGTGAIEDKLRATKNDFEATDEAIRQAFADAEHPPNTPRPAPGPPAIPPAGAR from the coding sequence ATGGGCGATTACCTCAAGGTGGAGGCCGAATCCCTGGGCCGCCTGCTGAAGCAGTTGCACGACAGCCAGGACGATCTGCGCACGGCACTGTCCACGATGAAGGACATCGGTCCGAAGTCCACCGGCAGCATCGAGCTGGACCACGCCTGCGACGAGTTCCACGACAGCTGGGACGACGTGATCGGCAAGATCGCGGACGGCACCGGGGCGATCGAGGACAAACTGCGCGCAACGAAGAACGACTTCGAGGCGACGGACGAGGCGATCCGGCAGGCGTTCGCCGACGCCGAGCACCCCCCGAACACCCCGCGGCCCGCTCCGGGACCACCGGCGATCCCCCCGGCGGGTGCGCGATGA
- a CDS encoding pyridoxamine 5'-phosphate oxidase family protein has product MTQPTARSAHERKQDALHRLEHDVDAWVSTADLETGAPYLVPLSFLWNGSSLLLSTAATAPTARNLSLSGTVRLGIGETRDVVLVEGTAQVVRPAELSQEDGDAFAAKTGFDPREESAPYVYFRVSPRRLQAWRESNEIAGRDLIVDGRWTVD; this is encoded by the coding sequence ATGACGCAACCCACCGCCCGTAGCGCGCACGAACGCAAGCAGGACGCGCTGCACCGCCTGGAACACGACGTCGACGCCTGGGTGTCGACGGCCGACCTGGAGACCGGGGCGCCCTACCTGGTGCCGCTGTCCTTCCTGTGGAACGGCTCGTCGCTCCTGCTCTCCACCGCCGCGACGGCCCCCACCGCCCGCAACCTCTCACTGAGCGGCACGGTCCGCCTGGGCATCGGCGAGACGCGGGATGTCGTCCTGGTCGAGGGCACGGCCCAGGTGGTACGCCCGGCGGAACTGTCACAGGAGGACGGCGACGCCTTCGCGGCGAAGACCGGCTTCGACCCTCGCGAGGAGTCGGCCCCGTACGTCTACTTCCGCGTCAGCCCGCGCAGGCTCCAGGCGTGGCGGGAGTCCAACGAGATAGCGGGCCGGGACCTCATCGTGGACGGCCGCTGGACGGTGGACTGA
- a CDS encoding integrase translates to MHPVEPATFTTHFGAPLHDAQLLPIRFHDLRYSTATLLLEQGIEFVVVKELLGRAHIGVTATVYAPVRLASSARLSTSSATPSATSPRPRSSPTTQEPTALCITRPLALPFGCAFRRGLLFITEYYPWRIFASL, encoded by the coding sequence GTGCACCCGGTAGAACCCGCCACGTTCACAACGCACTTCGGCGCCCCACTCCACGACGCGCAGTTGCTGCCCATCCGGTTCCACGATCTCCGCTACTCGACCGCGACCCTCCTCCTGGAACAGGGCATCGAATTCGTCGTCGTCAAGGAACTCCTGGGCCGCGCCCATATCGGCGTGACCGCGACGGTCTACGCACCCGTTCGCCTCGCCTCCAGCGCCAGGCTGTCAACCTCCTCGGCCACGCCCTCGGCAACCTCACCGAGACCACGATCCAGCCCGACGACGCAAGAACCCACCGCTCTGTGCATCACCCGTCCGCTGGCCTTGCCGTTCGGATGCGCATTCCGACGGGGCCTCCTTTTCATCACTGAATATTATCCCTGGCGCATCTTCGCAAGTTTATGA